Below is a genomic region from Salvelinus sp. IW2-2015 linkage group LG18, ASM291031v2, whole genome shotgun sequence.
TCCTGTATGCCATGGTGGGTATCCCCCTCATGCTCCTGGTTATCACAGATGTGGGAGACCTCCTGGCCATGCTCCTCTCCAGGGCCTACTGCCACCTGCACAGTCTTTTCTGCAGGTTGCCCCAATACGGCCGCTGGTCCCCCTCCCATGACACAGAGAAGCCAGGGCACGGGGGCCAGGGGGGCTTCCAGGACGGGACCTATACCTTCAGCCAAGAAGTGGTGGTCCGGGAGCCCATGGACATCCGACAGGTCCTCCACAGCCAGCAGTCTGTGAAGCGCAAGTCCGTCCAGCTGCGAAACAACACAGAGATCTTCAACCGCATCATTGCACGGGAGAACTTCAACAGGCAGGGCCCACTGGTGCGGAGCCTTTCCTGCCCTGAGCTGGACCGCATGCCCCCCTTGCCCAAGGGCTTTGCCATCTGGGACTTCACAGGCATCGGGGACAATATGGACAAGCTGAACGTGCCGCTGCTCCTCATCCTGGTGGTGGTGTTTGCCTACATCCTGTTTGGAGGCCTCATCCTGCCCCTGTGGGAGACAGAGTTCAACACCTTTGACGCCTACTACTTTTGCTTCATCACCCTCACCACCATCGGCTTCGGTGACATCGTGCCCAACCACCCCAAGTACTTCATGCTCACTTTTGTCTTCATCATCATGGGCATGGCCATCATGTCTATGGCCTTCAAGCTGGGCCAGTCACGCATCGTCAGCTGCTACCGCCAGTGCATGCGCTGCATCAGCGGGGGGATGGTAGAGAGGTTTGAGGAGTTGGGGAGCGACTGAGAAAAAGAGTTTCGGCCTCCACCGGGCGTCTCAAGAGTTCTAGGGTTATGAGGCCCTGCTATTGTGGGTCCAAAAAGCACTAAGCACGAAGTTCTGTACGGCTGACTTGGGAACCGTGTCTAGCTCAGTGGGGTGCAAAGCTAACCCTTGAGCTGACCCCTCATCATTAGCTTGAGCAAATGaaaatgtgcatgtgaccaaAGCTTAAGCAAAATTGTGTGACTTTATATATGTGAGATTTATCTTACATGTCTGTTGCCCGAATATAGATATGCACTCTATGTCTGGATATATTTATCCAACAAGTTACTTATACTATCTATGGTATGTATACATGTTGTCTACAGTTCAACCTGTTGTTCCAAAACTCTACCTTTTGATTTAGGATGGGGACATCCCAATCAACTGTTGGTAGATTTGACTGAAGCTGCAATGACTCTTGCATTGGTTAGAATTGTTTATGAGTCTTTGTTCAAGTTGTGAGATTTGTGCACATTAAAGCTTTCACCTGCATTTTTCAGTGCCTCCTCTATAGGAAATAATATGGTAGCAGTTtatttttacagtactgtaccacTGTTATTTATTTACCTTGTATTTATTATCAATGTATACTTTCTGGTGCTTActtaaaataattcaacacaattAGTAGCTATAGTACCTGGTACCAAATGGTTATTGTTGTGTATGTATCATGTATAAATACTTGGTAATGTGTGTACGGTAAAATGAAGTACTACCAATACGTTTTTTTCAAATTGCCTTCTGTGTTCATTGAGCTAAGGTGTCTGTTATTAAGGTAGTCTTTGGCTGTGCGCTTTTTATGTGCCAGCAGTAACTCCTAACATGCAAATATAGTGGAGAAATATGAGAAATACATGTTTGTTGTTAATCACCCTGCATGCATAAGCTTATGCTGTCTAGCAACCTGTATATCCTGCTTTCACATCAGCATTAAAACATGTTCAGGTCAATGTGTGGTGTCTAAATATTTTATGAAAGAAATTACATGAGACATCGTGAGACATTACTCACACAGTATATTCCAAAGAGAAAAATATGATATGCTTATATCCTTTTAGTATGGCAGCACATTCTCAGAGAACAGAAAGAAAAAAGGTAGAGAGTGGTCTGAAAAAGGGCCCATAACTTAACCTGAGGAACAATGTAAAGGGAGGTTTGTTGTCAATGGCCAATCACAGGAGACCACAACCAACATACCACTTCACATAAAACCCCAGTAGCAACAACATAGGCCTACTACATTTCAGGAAAGCTGTGTCATTACATGTTGAGGTAACCAATAGATAAAATAGTTGGATCCACTCCTACAGCAACAACATACTAATAAATCACAAAAaaacaaaggtacaaattcaCTTATGGTTGAGAAAAGGTGTTCTTGGTAAACTTGTGTTGGCTATGTAATCGAAGGGGCAGGAGGCTATGGTTACTCAATGAGCTGGAGATCTCATAGGTCAGTCAAGGGTGAAAATAGGCTACAATGGTTGTAGGATTATGTAATTGAGTGGATGAAACGTGatggtcattttttaaatttttataataCAAGCCTTCTTGGACAACATCCTGACTTGGGTGATCCTTTAGATGTGGATGAAACTGGTAGGAGTTTGAATATGCCAATATGGTTAAGATTTGCTTCAGTTTAACTGGATGAAAGTGGTGAATAAATCCAGGGCCAAAAAATTCAATGCAATTACACTTTCAGTCGCGTGAAGTCTAGACAGATTACAGCCGCATCTTTATGCCTCCACAGAGGTGGAAATGCAAAGATAGGTTGTTCCCCGTTTATGGCAACACATAGGCCTGCTAGTGTTCGTTTTGCGTTGTCTCATGAAGATGCAACAGACATCATAAAACACAAGGTGGTGCCATTGCCATCCTTTACTGCAATGAAGTGCTCAAAAGCATTCATAATGAGTCCTTTTCAAAATAGACAGAGTTTAGTTATTGAGAGATGATTCTGCACTGATCTTGCATAAAAAGATAGGAAGATAAGGGTCTCTGATAAACGAAGAGAGCGAACGCTCAGGAGGTCAAGTCACATGGTTGATAAAAAGGGATTTTGATGAGGCAGGAGTGGACAAACCCCCGTGTAAAAATGGGGTCTGACAGGCTTTGTGAGGGTTGACGGTTGGCCTGACAGGTTTTGTGACGGTTGACTGTTGCCAAATGGAAGCTAGTTTTACCTAGCTCTCACGGGTTCCATATCGGTGGCATCTATATAACATTGTAGAGATGCTGTCGCTGTATTGAAACATGGGAAgttacaagtgtgtgtgttcttgctcCAGCTTTTGGTTCGCAGCCCCATGCGAAATATATTTTAAGCGTGTTCCACATTGCTCGCGTGCTagcaagcacacgcacacgcacgcacacacacacacacacacacacacacacacctactgcaCGCATATAGGCTATTGCTTATGTATGATAATGAATGAACCGTATTTGATTTACATAGTCAACAAAATGCTAGATTGTCAGTATCATACTGTTACTCTGATAAACTGTAGTTGGTTTCAAAATGATAATGATATCCCTCAGAAGTGTAAGTAACTTAAAACTTTAAGTAACATGCAATTTTGTTAATTTCATAGTATGCACATCATCAAAACCCCGATTACCACATTGTCTCACGATTTCGACTTAGTCTTCAATGTTATTTGCTTGTGCGTATCCCTCACTGTGATGCTGTATGTGAGGATGTTCATGATAAAGGTTGCATGACGTCAAGGAGCATTCAAGTAACTAAAACGCCCCGCATCTATCGTTCCTTTCGGATTTTCCGCCGCAAAGGGATTTTTGCTAATGTGCATCTAAGGTAAGATTTCAACCATTATGGCACTTTTAACACATTTCAGGTCACGATCTCTTGAAGCAGATGTCCCAATTTCTACTTTATTCCACTGGCACATAAGCGATTTATATTAGTCTACTCCACTCTGTATAAGGGCATTTTACATTGCCTTGTGTGAAATCTCTACAATTTAtacaaaattaacatttattaATTGAAATTTTAACGTGCGTAATTTGCAATTAGGCTTATATACtatagtagcctacattttttgTTTCCAGACTGTCACTCTCTGGTGTCCATAACGTTTGTTCTTTTCAGAGCGAATATTTTTTTCACTTGCTCCTTTGTGGACTCTAAAAATGGGAAGATTAGACACACTGAGAGAATTTAATTTATTGTCATggatgagagaggaaagacaaTCGAGGAAGTTGATCCTGGTCATCGTTTTCATCGCCTTGCTGCTGGATAATATGCTTCTAACGGTGGTCGGTAGGTGCAACTTTGGATAAAGTATTTTCACACTGCTTACCTGTTGCGTCAACTGTTATTTCACCCATTGAAGTTCGCATAAAAATGCATTTCTGAAACCAATTCGAGTCCGTTGCTAGCCTAAATAACCTATAAACAATGTGGAAACATAACAGATATTATTTTGAACCATgcaatgttttgttatttccatTTTAAGAAGGTAGTATTCTCCTCTTTGTTTCGAGtagttcaattattatttttggtgTGGAACAAAAGTTATTCATGTCAGCGTCCTGGCTATTGCTttccaataaaaaaaagaaatgaacTAGGCTAGTCTAAAGCCTATGATTTGCTCATAATTTAGCCTTGCCTGAAGCTTTGTAATAATATACGAAATTAGACACTAGCTACTTCAGTTCTTACCTTTGCATAGACCTGGTCATATCATTTAattgaattcaaataaaatagACATTGATTGGTTTGTCATCCGATATCCAATATTAGCTATGACAATGAGTAAGAATGAAGGCATCAAATATTTCATAAATCAAACAGATTATGAATTAAAATGCTATTATACCCATAATAACATATTAGTAGGCGGCCAATGTGCAACAATGTTGTTCCCTAAACGTTTAATCTGTCCATTATGATTAGTCATGTTATCAGATTGCGTCAAATTGCTTACAACCTTAGACATTTTCAAACGCTGTAGCCTATAGTGTAAAGCTTCACAAGGAGATTCATTGTTCATAATTTAACATAATTTATATTGCCTTTCACGTTGCCAAGTAAAGAGTAATTATTAAATAAAATCTGGTGGACCGGGATGGTGGACGCGCTACAGATATGTTTTTGGTCCcaaggtccccagttcacttgaTTTACCTGAAAGCATCAAAACTGCCATTTCCAATGAATCTCCCAGTCGTATCCGATAGATTATAGATGACATTGATGTGTGCGTAAATGCTGTTATTTCGCGCGAGATTACACCCTCAGCGCTGGTCATGTCTCCCGGACATGTCCATTGAGCACTGGATACAGGTGCGCGTTGGAAGAATGTCAGAATATGTCAGTCAGAAATTATTCTAGAGTAGCTAGCCGTATATGCCTATATGTGATTGGAGGCAAATCTATATACAGCAAGGGCATAACTTTGTGTTGCATATTGAGTCAATGGGTTCCTGTGGCAATACCCCTCAAGGTGGGTCTGGGGGAATGCCCCTCAAGATATAAAAGAAAGCTGTGAAATGGTTGTTTCTGGTCAATTTCTAAGGGAAAATACATCCAAAAATGTCCTGATAATTTGGTCAATATACATCAATCACAACTGAAATACCAATATTACTTTTAACTGTGTTGTTACTCTTAACAGTTCAGAAAGTCACCACCACAACCCTTCTTTAACTACATTTAAATGTCAAAACCCGTTCATCTATTTGTGTACCCTTCACCATGGTTGGCTAGTACGTGGTCTTGAATAACTAATTTCCCATACTGAATTAACTTAAAAGGAGTCGAGGCAATCTGAGTACAGAAACTTCTCACTTGGTTACACAATTTTATTGCAATATTATTTCATACAATAATTCAGTGACATTCAAAATATAACTCCTCAATAAGGAATAAAATGCTATAGCAATAgacttcaaaataaataaatgagtatGCCATCATGCTCAAGAAATAGACTTCAAAATATCCCAATCAGTATGGCCTCATGCTCAAGCAATAGACTTCAAAAATGCATAGCAACAACTCATTGTCATTCACCATCAAGTAAAAAACACACATTCAAAAACAGTCAATAACCGGTTGCAACCTTATACAAAGATGGGCGTATAGTGGTACAGAGAGGGGTCAGATCTTTAGTCTCAATTCACTTAAATGCACCAAATACCTTTTTATGCATGTCACTGCACGCAATACAATTATGGCATATTGTTTTCCTATCTATGGTATCCAGCTTTTCCAGGTGGATATGACAGACATCAACATGGTTCAatctggtgctctctctctccctctctctatactaCCTGTCTCTGACCCCTGCCATGACAACCAAATTAAATCAGAATGTGGGCAACAACATTTGTTATAGCACTTGGGCACCAGTCTATTAGGAATTGtacagtgtagctagctagctatgtagccatTTATTCATTTACATAGTCTTTTGCACTCCACAAAATAAACTAATGTACAGCACTTTTATCCTCTTTGGTGTTGGCACCTCCATTAAAGGCACTATTTACTTTTTCACAAAGGTGAACACTGACTCACTGAGTGCTGCTCATCTGAAACTGCAGTTGAAAAGATCCAGATACTGTGCTAGCTTTGGTGCTAGCTTAGCTAATTTAGCATACGTTAGCCTAGCTACAATAGCCAACCTAACATTGCATGCATCCGTATAACTTGTATCAAACTATTTTTACACACTATTATCTCATCACCATTAGTTTGCTAGTTACACAACAACATAGGAATACATCTATGAAATGTTCATGAAGTTTTACTCATTTTAAACTTTCGAAACATGtatacaaagagaaagagagagagcgggtagTGCAGGAACAGTTACTGCAGACCAACGTAATACATCACAGACCGatgaaaagggaaagagaggataAATTGCGTGTTTCTCCGTTCTCCTTACAAGCCGTGCTCAACTTTTTTCCCCTTTTACCACAAACTGGTAGACTGCCTCTGCGGGCACTCTGGTGCAAAACCACATAAAGCCAGGCGGTTTAGATTGGggatttttttctccaaacaattaAACTGATCATGGTATATTATTGGGGGGGTCAAATTGTCCTGTTTCAAATATTGGGGCGGTCATGACCTCCTAATAATCATATCGTTACAATATGATAAAAACAtgataataacataataatatgaAAGTAATAGGCTAAAACCATCTTCATGGGGCCAATTATTGTGTTATCTGCCATATTTATAGCTAAATTAGTGAAATCCAATCAATCTATTCTTAACCTTTGAAACAAATGTAGTGAACCTTTTTCCCCCATCTCTTTTTCTGATCCTTTCTTCTTGGTAGTCCCCATCATCCCTAGCTACCTATACACAATTGATGATGCAGCAGCCAACATGGCCAAGAATCAAACTACGGCCTCCCCACACACCCCTTCTGGAACCTTCCAGACCATCGTGTCCCTCTATGACAACTCTGTCAGGGTAACCAGCGGGGGCCCAATGGACTCCACACCCATACCCTTGGGTCAGACGCAGGGGGTCTCTTCTTCCACCTCGGCTCTCACACCCCATAACTCCACACAGCCCGACTGCCCCAAAGCAGACGATCAGCTGCTCAATGAGAATGTGAAAGTGGGACTACTGTTTGCCTCCAAGGCCACTGTACAGCTCATCACCAACCCCTTCATTGGGCCTCTCACCAACAGGTGGGTGAATGAAAGCTTCTAACCGTCACATTTCCCCATGTCCACACTGGTGTGTTTTCTGTTACTCACTCTTTTTCAAATACAATAGTTTTATGCTTATTTCTAGATTATTTTAAATTGAATGCCAGCTGTGAACTGGTTTGCATGGCAACTAGCTTAGCTGTATAGTCATATAATTCAGGTTTCATAAGACATGTCTATTTATGTTTCCCTTGTTTATGAAgagcggcggcaggtagcctagcagttaagtgCATTGGGCCAGTAAGCGAAGGTTGGTAGTTTGAATCCCAAAGCTGGCTAGGTGAAAAATCCGTCAGTGTGCCCTAgagcaagtcacttaaccctaattactcctgtaagttgctctggataagagcgtctgctaaatgacaaaaatgtaaaagttTTAGCATTTAAAATGATTCACTGCTGGcactcatttatttttatttaacctttatttaactaggcaagtcagttaagaacaaattcttattttacaatgatggctcaACCctcgcctaacccggacgacgctgggccaattgtacgccaccctacgggactcccaatcacagccggttgtgatacagcccgggatcaaaccagggtctgtagtgacacctctagcactgaaatgcagtgccttagaccgctgcgccactcgggagtataAAGTGGTTGTTTCATACAGTTATGACTTGATTTGACTAATAATTAAAACAAGTAGTTTTGAATTACACTAAAATGAGATGACAGCAGGCAGGCAAGCTGGACCAGTGTGTGTATCTTCCCAGTTCAGTTCATAGCCACATGCAGTGTGGGTGCCTGCCAGGTCACAGTGGCTTCCTGCTAGCCCAGAGCTGAATGGTGACTAAGCTTACCCTGAGTTTGGGTACTCAGTCAAAGGTCATTATTTAatcatatttatgtatttatctaAGTCAAATCACAGTATTCATGGAAAGAAAGATCAGTAACAGACTCTTTTCAAGTGACAGGGAGGAAAATCAAAAAATGATAAcatttatatacattatattacattatattgcTATTTTGAGACCAGATGTTATGTAGTTAGATCTAATCCATCCTGCTCCCATGTAGCTAAATTCCTGTTTAGTGATTTGTGTTGGATTTATGCTTCCCTGCATGCACGCAGCATGCATTCAGTAAGGATCCCTGCTTGTAGGGCTTTACAAGCACTTGTAGTTATTGTTTTGAACTACTTACTGTGTTCTAAAATTGCTCAATATCGATTATACTCTAGAACAAGTATTTTATAGACATACCTGTATGTCAGCACACGTTCTGAAAGACCAAGGTGTCAGAGACATTACTGTGAGTTATTTTCTTATGGAATGCGCCCATGGGTAAAGTATGGAATCAGTCAAGATGTGAGCTCTAGCAGTGCTCACTGCTCAGTATTGGCAAATGCATCAAGGCTAGTACTTACCGTCTCAACTGGGCACCACAATATGCTGTAATTGAAGCAAACAATAGAATCCTATTATTTCCCCTTAGTCACCTTCGGCTTGGATAAGGACAACACAAGGCAAGTCATGCATGTCAGTTACATGGAACAAGGCCCGCAGTACACACTCAAGTTGTATAACAACTGATGTGCAATTCATTGTGATACAACAGAGTTTTTCTGCACAAAAATAATTACAACGCATTGACACCACACAATGGTTGTGTAAACATTTCTGTGGAGAGCAACTCTCAGTTGTGTATCACACAAATATCAGTTGTATCACAACCATTGTGGCAAACGCAttgtacatcagttgtacaacCTGAGTGTGTACAGGGCCAAAGAGTATTTCTGCCCGACTGCTGCAACTAGACTGCCTAGTGTTAGATGAGATGTAGTTATTGGTGTCTtgttttatattgtattgtattacattGAACAGTATTGAGAAGGGATGTCTCTATGTGCTTACAGAATAGGATACCAGATCCCCATGTTTGCCGGGTTCTGTATTATGTTCCTGTCAACCATCAGTAAGTATTACCCACATCCACACCCGTCACATCCACACCTGTTTTCAGATCTCACACAGTGTTTCAATGTTTTTTCATGATTGATGTTTTCTTTTGTCTAAATTTCTATTGTCGTCGTTGTTGTTAAGTGTTCGCCTTCTCATCGAGCTACACTCTGCTGTTTCTGGCCAGATCCCTGCAGGGTGTgggctcctcctgctcctctgtgGCTGGTAAGGTCCTTGGCATTACCCCTGACATTTATGGATGCTTTCAGGATTAGCTTTACTTTGAGACAGATGCGCAAGAACATACAGTTTCTCCAGAAACTTCACATTTTCATTACTGTGGGCCTACCTTGTTATGCATCTTTATGTCTCTCAAGTTGAACAATCATTTATCACAGCTCTAGTGGAGTTATTGAAAGGTGCTGTGGTAGAGGGACAAATACTCCTAATATAGCGCTGTCAAATGTCTATTCAAACAATCACAGaggttttggttttgttttgttcgaaCAGCTCTGGGATAAACTAAGAGCAGTGTTTCAATACAGTGTGCTATAAAGAAATAAAATACCCCGACTGCTTTAACCAAACATATACATTTAGCCAAGTCAAATGTATCTGTGTATCTAAGAGCTTACCCACCGGgtaaaaatctatgtgatgacaatgaatcaacgtggaaaattgATTGGATTAGCAAAAAGTCATCAAagtaaatattattattttttattcaaaaaaatctaaatccaatgactttgtgacattttttgttgatttcatgtggAATTCaaattagttgacaactcaaccaaatgtaaatcaaaactagatgtctgtgcccagtgggtagctgCATGTCCTGTTCTTCTTCTAGGGATGGGGATGCTTGCCAGTGTGTACACAGATGATGAGGAGAGGGGAAATGCCATTGGGATAGCCCTCGGTGGTCTCGCCATGGGTGTGCTGGGTATGTACACAATTCATGATGCATTTGAGCTTTTTGTAGACTACAGTAACAGGCTACGTTTGGCCAAAACCATTGACCATCTTTACTTTCTTCCACCCAGTGGGCCCACCATTTGGCAGTGTCATGTATGAGTTTGTGGGGAAAACGGCACCATTCCTCATTCTGGCTGTTCTGGCTGTGCTGGATGGAGGTAATGTGGCCATGTTTCTCTCCATCATGAAGCAGACATTCTGTTTTCTCCAATCAGAAGTTACCTGTTAGGGATGCTAACTAAGTTCAGACTCTGTCTCCCAACAGCACTGCAACTGTTCATTCTCCAGCCCTCAAAGGTGGAACCAGAGGTGAGATTTGACAGCTCTTTTTAGGATTATTGATGTAAATTCATTGGAACTGTGTTGGAATGTGTTCACAATCACCAGATCACTGTGATATCAATAGTATATTATATGTGATTTGATCGGGATTGGATTCGAACAGTGTTTTTCCAGATGATTAAAGTGCTTTACACCAGCGATTCTCAAGTGGGGGTCGCTACTCGCGACGGGAGGTTTTAAATGGGTCGCTGGTGTCTGAgtaaaaacaaccaaaaaaacagtctgaatttaaaccACTACATTTGTGGGTCTCTGGTATGATGGGTTACCATTCCAGTTAGAGGAGATCTGTGCCTGTGATAGAGattcctatcacagccactatGACTTTGGTCTATGGGGCTGATGTGTATCAGTCACC
It encodes:
- the LOC111977531 gene encoding potassium channel subfamily K member 18, giving the protein MSLAVGKTRSSIENSKKCASKLWKLFPHVFLILLLVGYAALGAVLFWCIEGGSGDQAEGEYHEFLGKLLRRIQNYPGNLSSNSSQEQHSVKELEKEINGGFKSIWLQRPERWDFYGSLFFCCTVFTTVGYGEIYPVTLPGKVVCILYAMVGIPLMLLVITDVGDLLAMLLSRAYCHLHSLFCRLPQYGRWSPSHDTEKPGHGGQGGFQDGTYTFSQEVVVREPMDIRQVLHSQQSVKRKSVQLRNNTEIFNRIIARENFNRQGPLVRSLSCPELDRMPPLPKGFAIWDFTGIGDNMDKLNVPLLLILVVVFAYILFGGLILPLWETEFNTFDAYYFCFITLTTIGFGDIVPNHPKYFMLTFVFIIMGMAIMSMAFKLGQSRIVSCYRQCMRCISGGMVERFEELGSD
- the LOC111978421 gene encoding synaptic vesicular amine transporter-like, which gives rise to MGRLDTLREFNLLSWMREERQSRKLILVIVFIALLLDNMLLTVVVPIIPSYLYTIDDAAANMAKNQTTASPHTPSGTFQTIVSLYDNSVRVTSGGPMDSTPIPLGQTQGVSSSTSALTPHNSTQPDCPKADDQLLNENVKVGLLFASKATVQLITNPFIGPLTNRIGYQIPMFAGFCIMFLSTIMFAFSSSYTLLFLARSLQGVGSSCSSVAGMGMLASVYTDDEERGNAIGIALGGLAMGVLVGPPFGSVMYEFVGKTAPFLILAVLAVLDGALQLFILQPSKVEPESQKGSSLWSLMKDPYILIAAGSICFANMAIAMLEPALPIWMMETMCPRKWQLGVAFVPASISYLIGTNIFGVLAHKMGRWLCSLIGMVLVGVSILCVPFAKDIYGLILPNFGVGFAIGMVDSSMMPIMGYLVDLRHVSVYGTVYAIADVAFCMGFALGPSAGGAIAKSIGFPWLMTIIGVVDILFAPLCYFLRSPPGREEKMAILMDSNCSMKTRSYSTQGNTEHEEMETEYDEY